A single region of the Salipaludibacillus sp. LMS25 genome encodes:
- a CDS encoding metallophosphoesterase — MPVIYLLIIMTLLMIPLIYNMVKEAKSLEMTEETISLPIPILTKKLLFISDLHNRKIEMTKWWENVQVDIVIIGGDLVERRTTEDNVRHNLRILTSLGQTYFVTGNHDYRFHMDHLTAILNEFNVKQLNNKVVEIDDKWAVIGIEDYGTGHALLETIYSTKKPAILVSHNPEAVIALKDENHSLRAMLSGHTHGGQIRLGWLSLGEKGGWTEKNQLPVFISNGFGTRHLPLRFGAPPQVHIITVVGGEEK, encoded by the coding sequence ATGCCAGTTATATATCTACTTATAATAATGACTTTGTTAATGATCCCACTTATTTATAACATGGTGAAAGAAGCTAAAAGTCTTGAAATGACAGAAGAAACGATTTCCCTCCCTATTCCTATACTCACTAAAAAGCTACTGTTTATATCTGATCTGCACAATCGAAAAATTGAAATGACTAAATGGTGGGAAAACGTGCAAGTAGATATCGTTATTATCGGAGGAGACCTTGTTGAAAGGCGAACGACAGAAGATAATGTTAGACATAATCTCAGGATCCTTACGTCGTTAGGTCAAACTTATTTTGTTACAGGCAATCATGACTATCGCTTTCACATGGACCATCTAACCGCTATTTTAAATGAATTCAATGTTAAACAACTGAATAATAAAGTAGTTGAAATAGATGACAAGTGGGCTGTTATTGGGATTGAAGATTATGGAACAGGGCATGCGCTTTTAGAGACGATTTATTCGACTAAAAAGCCAGCTATTTTAGTAAGTCATAATCCTGAAGCTGTTATAGCATTAAAAGATGAAAACCATTCCTTACGCGCTATGTTGTCAGGGCATACTCATGGAGGTCAGATACGACTAGGTTGGTTATCTCTAGGTGAAAAAGGAGGGTGGACAGAAAAGAATCAACTTCCCGTTTTCATTAGTAATGGATTTGGAACAAGGCACCTCCCCTTAAGGTTTGGTGCACCACCACAAGTACATATTATAACGGTAGTGGGTGGAGAAGAAAAATAA
- a CDS encoding adaptor protein MecA produces MRLERLAYDKMKISLSYEDLEQRGISTDKAWSDVPVIDELFQEMITEASEELNFEPEGPVVVEVFSIPSQGLVIIVTKTEDVFDDAELPFMQWEALETKKSGANLFKFNEFEDVIQLCKILRKQTIQGGALFHYRHAYYLAFDDRELPVPRVKVIYAICCEFGEPANTSVHKLNDYGKVIISSEAIKHITNHFP; encoded by the coding sequence ATGCGCCTCGAACGACTGGCTTATGATAAAATGAAAATTTCTTTATCATATGAAGATCTTGAACAAAGGGGAATTTCCACTGATAAAGCTTGGTCTGACGTCCCTGTCATCGATGAGTTATTCCAAGAAATGATCACGGAAGCCAGCGAGGAATTAAACTTCGAACCTGAGGGGCCGGTGGTAGTAGAGGTATTTTCCATACCGTCTCAAGGCCTTGTTATTATTGTAACTAAGACAGAAGATGTATTTGATGATGCCGAGTTGCCGTTTATGCAATGGGAGGCACTTGAAACTAAAAAATCTGGAGCAAACTTATTTAAGTTTAATGAATTCGAAGACGTTATCCAGTTGTGTAAAATATTGCGTAAACAAACTATTCAAGGGGGAGCATTATTTCATTACCGCCATGCCTACTACTTAGCTTTTGATGATAGAGAACTTCCTGTGCCGCGAGTCAAAGTCATTTATGCCATCTGTTGTGAGTTTGGAGAACCTGCCAATACATCTGTTCATAAACTAAACGATTATGGTAAAGTTATTATCTCATCCGAAGCTATTAAGCATATAACTAACCATTTTCCTTAA
- a CDS encoding YpdA family putative bacillithiol disulfide reductase, whose translation MVKEDILIVGAGPCGLSAAIELQNIGYNPLIIERGNIVHSLFKYPTHQQFFSSSDKLAIGGIPFYSTERKPKRNEALVYYREVVKEKALRIKAYEEVLAVRQEKHGEFSVETKRKTGGRLTYIAKHIVIATGYYDSPNLMNIPGEDLPHVYHYFHEAHTFFNQKVVVIGGKNSAVDAALELEKAGAEVTVVYRGEDYSQSIKPWILPEFEGLVKKNVIKMHFNTDVCEILPNEVIIQKNGKIDHLTADFVFAMTGYHPDHSFIEGMGVKIDKETGRPTFDKDTMETNIENIYIAGVIAAGNNANEIFIENGREHGKIIARSIASK comes from the coding sequence ATGGTAAAGGAAGATATCTTAATTGTCGGTGCAGGTCCCTGCGGTTTATCAGCTGCCATTGAATTGCAGAACATAGGATATAACCCTCTTATTATTGAAAGAGGAAATATTGTCCACTCTCTCTTTAAATACCCTACCCATCAGCAATTTTTTAGTTCAAGTGATAAATTAGCTATCGGTGGTATTCCTTTTTATAGCACGGAAAGAAAACCGAAAAGAAATGAGGCTTTAGTCTACTATCGAGAAGTCGTTAAAGAGAAAGCGTTGCGGATAAAAGCTTATGAAGAAGTACTGGCAGTGAGACAGGAAAAACATGGGGAATTTAGCGTGGAAACAAAACGAAAAACTGGGGGAAGGTTAACGTATATAGCTAAACATATCGTTATAGCAACTGGCTATTACGATTCTCCTAACCTGATGAACATTCCTGGAGAAGACTTGCCACATGTTTATCACTACTTCCATGAAGCCCATACGTTTTTTAATCAAAAGGTAGTAGTCATTGGCGGGAAAAATTCAGCTGTAGATGCCGCCTTAGAATTGGAAAAAGCAGGTGCTGAGGTGACAGTAGTTTACCGAGGAGAAGACTATTCACAAAGTATTAAACCATGGATTCTTCCAGAATTCGAAGGGCTTGTTAAAAAGAACGTAATCAAGATGCATTTTAATACGGATGTGTGTGAGATTTTACCCAACGAGGTGATCATTCAGAAAAACGGGAAAATTGACCATCTAACTGCTGATTTTGTGTTCGCTATGACAGGTTATCACCCGGATCATTCTTTTATTGAAGGTATGGGCGTTAAAATAGATAAAGAGACTGGTAGGCCAACGTTTGATAAGGACACGATGGAAACAAATATTGAAAACATTTATATTGCTGGGGTCATTGCTGCTGGTAATAATGCTAATGAAATTTTTATCGAAAATGGGCGGGAACATGGAAAAATAATTGCGCGCAGTATCGCATCGAAATAA
- a CDS encoding asparaginase: protein MKKILIVHTGGTIAMSEDKNTGEVRPTSANPLALPIDSLQGVEIKSEDFLNIPSPHMTIDLMVSLAHFIDQEVTNHHYDGIVVTHGTDTLEETAYLLDLIIKSKCPVVVTGAMRSSNELGSDGPPNLLSAVRTAMSEAAKNKGVLVVLNDEIHTAKNATKTHTSNIATFQSPQYGPIGIVTKRDIHFHHAPIVQEKFSATSLTKKVLLIKAVAGMEKEVLESVCHINMDGLVLEALGQGNMPPETVAPIEKLVTKGIPVVLVSRCFNGIVQDTYSYDGGGRHLKNIGVIFTNGLNGQKARIKLMAALEETTDLLKLQEIFQQ, encoded by the coding sequence ATGAAAAAAATATTAATTGTACATACAGGTGGGACGATTGCCATGAGCGAAGATAAAAATACTGGGGAAGTTAGGCCGACAAGTGCTAACCCTTTAGCTCTCCCTATCGACAGCTTACAAGGGGTAGAAATCAAAAGTGAAGACTTTCTTAATATTCCTTCCCCGCACATGACGATCGATTTAATGGTGTCGTTAGCACATTTTATTGATCAAGAAGTAACCAATCATCATTATGATGGCATCGTCGTCACACATGGCACTGACACTCTTGAAGAAACAGCTTATTTACTTGATCTCATCATAAAAAGTAAGTGTCCAGTAGTTGTAACTGGGGCGATGCGTTCTAGCAATGAACTCGGTTCTGATGGGCCACCTAATCTATTATCCGCAGTGAGGACCGCTATGAGCGAGGCAGCTAAAAATAAAGGTGTATTAGTCGTTTTAAATGACGAAATTCACACGGCTAAAAATGCAACCAAAACTCACACGAGTAATATTGCAACCTTTCAAAGCCCTCAATACGGCCCAATTGGTATCGTAACTAAACGTGACATTCATTTCCATCATGCACCGATCGTACAAGAAAAGTTTTCTGCAACCTCATTAACAAAAAAAGTCTTGCTTATTAAAGCCGTAGCAGGAATGGAGAAAGAAGTATTGGAGTCCGTCTGCCATATCAACATGGATGGCTTAGTACTAGAAGCTTTGGGACAAGGGAATATGCCTCCTGAAACGGTAGCTCCCATTGAAAAATTAGTAACGAAAGGTATCCCTGTTGTACTCGTATCAAGATGTTTTAATGGCATCGTTCAAGACACATACAGTTATGATGGAGGTGGACGTCATCTCAAAAATATCGGTGTTATCTTTACTAATGGATTAAATGGACAAAAAGCACGTATTAAATTAATGGCAGCTCTTGAAGAAACAACGGACCTTCTGAAGTTACAAGAAATCTTTCAACAATAA
- the prsW gene encoding glutamic-type intramembrane protease PrsW — protein MISIITVAITPAVALLTFFYLKDEFEQEPIIMVVRSFIYGALLVFPVMFIQFAIQYETEIASPFLLIFFKASFIEEFLKWFIVLITIFYHVHFNQRYDGIVYATAVALGFASVENVLYLLANGVDTAFFRAVFPVTSHALFGVVMGFYFGKAKFNREKRYRYLFLAFFFPYTLHSLYNLILVVLSSWMYVLIPFMIALWMIALKHIKKANRLQALHYVKREIS, from the coding sequence ATGATTTCAATTATAACAGTGGCTATTACTCCCGCTGTAGCCCTTTTAACATTTTTTTATTTAAAAGATGAATTTGAACAAGAACCGATCATCATGGTAGTTAGAAGCTTTATATATGGCGCTCTTCTCGTTTTTCCTGTTATGTTCATTCAATTTGCCATTCAGTATGAAACCGAGATCGCCTCACCTTTTTTACTGATTTTTTTCAAAGCGTCATTCATCGAGGAGTTTTTAAAGTGGTTTATCGTGCTCATAACTATATTCTATCATGTTCATTTTAACCAGCGGTACGATGGTATTGTCTATGCGACTGCAGTGGCACTAGGCTTTGCTTCTGTTGAAAATGTATTGTACTTACTTGCTAATGGTGTCGATACGGCTTTTTTTAGGGCTGTGTTCCCTGTGACAAGTCATGCTCTTTTTGGCGTGGTCATGGGCTTCTATTTCGGTAAAGCAAAATTTAATAGAGAAAAAAGGTATCGTTATTTATTTCTTGCTTTCTTTTTTCCATACACACTACACAGTTTGTATAATTTAATACTTGTAGTTCTCAGTTCGTGGATGTATGTGTTAATTCCTTTTATGATAGCCTTATGGATGATCGCTTTAAAACATATAAAGAAAGCAAATCGATTACAAGCACTTCACTATGTGAAACGTGAAATAAGTTAG